A window of Candidatus Omnitrophota bacterium contains these coding sequences:
- a CDS encoding glycosyltransferase, whose product MNKTKISVYIPSHNYGRYLQEAIESVLRQTVDNWELILIDVNSSDNTKDIMDLYKGDKRIRVFHSKDTRLAQVANFALKQSRGEYIMRLDADDVLDENILLVMGNYLDLFPDVALVSPGYFLVDEYGEIIRYEGKQSIHHSAHSLDAPPNGACTMIRRSALRKLGGYREDLDAQDGFDLWMRILREYKCAGINLPLFYYRRHGKNLTQDHVRILSARRIIKKDACAVNLDKFRPIIAVIPCRRNYDIYPDLWNKKLNGKTLLGIAMETCLSSDIFDKIVVTSDNKVVHREISRYGDRRLCFVERSKESTISSRSISYTLERIVKSLKIGYTGISILSYIQTPFTSRATLEEAIYTLVLNNTDSVFGVREVEDDLYMRAIHGLTPIGPKEKMKSEFDVVYARTFTATAIKNNNLETGNLSGGKISYFIVPREEAFFIRAKRDYEIAGMLARRSLRQV is encoded by the coding sequence ATGAATAAAACAAAAATAAGCGTTTATATCCCGTCACATAATTATGGCAGGTATCTGCAGGAGGCGATAGAAAGCGTTTTGCGTCAAACTGTGGATAACTGGGAATTGATCCTGATAGATGTTAATTCCTCAGACAATACAAAAGATATTATGGATCTATATAAGGGCGATAAACGAATCAGGGTTTTTCACTCTAAGGATACGAGGCTTGCGCAGGTTGCGAATTTTGCACTGAAGCAGTCAAGGGGCGAATATATCATGCGCCTGGATGCCGATGATGTGTTGGATGAGAACATCTTATTGGTTATGGGTAATTACCTGGATCTATTTCCAGATGTCGCCCTTGTTTCCCCGGGTTATTTCTTAGTTGACGAATATGGAGAGATTATCAGATATGAGGGAAAACAGTCCATCCACCATTCCGCTCATTCCCTGGATGCCCCGCCGAACGGGGCATGTACTATGATCAGGAGAAGCGCGCTGAGAAAGTTAGGTGGTTATAGAGAGGATTTAGACGCACAGGACGGGTTTGACCTATGGATGAGGATCTTGCGTGAATATAAATGCGCCGGCATTAATCTCCCGTTATTTTATTACAGAAGGCACGGGAAAAACCTTACTCAGGACCATGTCCGGATACTGAGCGCCAGAAGGATAATCAAGAAGGACGCCTGTGCCGTCAATCTGGATAAATTCAGGCCGATAATCGCGGTCATACCCTGCCGTAGAAATTACGATATTTATCCTGATCTCTGGAATAAGAAGCTTAACGGCAAGACGCTTCTGGGTATTGCCATGGAGACCTGCCTGTCTTCAGATATTTTTGATAAGATCGTTGTTACATCGGATAATAAAGTTGTCCACAGGGAGATTTCAAGATATGGGGACCGGCGTCTCTGTTTTGTGGAGCGCAGCAAGGAAAGCACAATATCATCGCGTTCAATTTCATATACCTTAGAGCGGATTGTCAAATCGCTAAAGATCGGTTATACCGGTATAAGCATTCTTTCGTATATTCAGACCCCTTTTACTTCAAGGGCTACGCTGGAAGAGGCTATCTACACGCTTGTTCTGAACAATACCGATTCCGTTTTTGGCGTGCGGGAGGTAGAGGACGACCTGTATATGAGGGCCATCCACGGCTTGACGCCAATAGGCCCTAAGGAGAAAATGAAGTCAGAGTTTGACGTGGTTTACGCCAGGACATTTACGGCCACAGCGATAAAAAACAACAATTTAGAAACCGGGAATCTATCAGGCGGGAAGATATCTTACTTTATTGTCCCCAGGGAAGAGGCATTTTTTATCCGCGCTAAGAGGGACTATGAAATTGCCGGGATGTTGGCAAGGCGCAGTTTGAGGCAGGTATAA
- a CDS encoding N-acetylneuraminate synthase family protein has product MQLKSEIIAEIGQNHNGDMRLACDMIGSAKKNGADAVKFQLYNARELFSVENNPWFDYNRRTELSREQVIMLSGECKKAGIEFFASVFDTERVAWLEDIGVRRYKVASRSIYNKDLLDCLCRTGKPLLVSLGMWKGEGFPRIDNEAGVDFLYCIPKYPAPFSEVKLGSVDFMKYAGLSDHTKGLSCAIAALSRGAKIIEKHFTLNRDMFGPDHACSMDPDELRTLNYFRDDLEELF; this is encoded by the coding sequence ATGCAATTGAAATCAGAAATTATTGCCGAGATAGGGCAGAATCATAACGGCGATATGCGGCTTGCCTGCGATATGATCGGTTCCGCTAAAAAGAACGGTGCGGATGCCGTTAAATTCCAACTGTATAATGCGCGAGAGCTGTTTTCCGTGGAAAACAACCCCTGGTTTGACTATAACCGTAGAACAGAGCTGTCGCGGGAACAGGTAATCATGCTTTCCGGAGAATGTAAAAAGGCGGGTATTGAATTTTTTGCCTCCGTATTTGATACAGAACGCGTTGCCTGGCTGGAGGACATCGGGGTGAGGCGTTACAAGGTGGCTTCGCGCTCTATTTATAATAAAGATTTGCTTGATTGCCTGTGTCGTACCGGAAAACCCCTCTTGGTTTCTTTGGGGATGTGGAAGGGTGAGGGTTTCCCCCGTATCGATAATGAGGCGGGGGTAGATTTTCTTTACTGTATCCCTAAATATCCGGCCCCCTTCTCAGAGGTTAAACTCGGCAGCGTGGATTTCATGAAATACGCGGGGTTGAGCGACCATACTAAAGGGCTGTCGTGCGCAATCGCTGCCTTATCCCGTGGGGCTAAGATTATCGAGAAACACTTTACCCTGAATAGGGACATGTTTGGGCCGGACCACGCTTGCAGCATGGATCCGGATGAGCTTAGAACGCTTAATTATTTCAGGGACGACCTAGAGGAGTTATTTTAA